A stretch of DNA from Bombus huntii isolate Logan2020A chromosome 15, iyBomHunt1.1, whole genome shotgun sequence:
tatcgaaactatttacaatgtattataatgaaatatcatTGAAAAACTTGTATAACTAAAAAGAAGAtaggaaaactataatttattaatgtaaACAGTATATTCtgtaattataaaatctattaTCTTAAAACATCACAGAAATCAGAAACCTTTTAGCCTGATTGTATAGTGTTCCTCTTATGGCGACGCTTTAGGTTTTAGTTCTTCAAAGCAGGGTCTAAGGAATATAGAGTTCTTCTTTGCTGGATTATAGTATTCATGACCCTGAAATAGAATaagtattttcattttaagtATAAAATAAGAAGATATTCATTTGATTATGTAAAGTTTAATTGTATAGAAAGATTAATAACTACTTTTGACCAATCGTATGACACCGCATATGCAAATATTTGTCCATTGTGATTGAAACAACATCGAGTAATTGGTTGCTCCATAGGTTCTGAAGACTTCAGTTTAGTTCTAGCATCTTTGTCCCAAAATCCAAACGTACCGTCACCTCCGACGGTTGCAATAGTACCATGAACCGGATGAAATGCGATATCATTTACCTAAGCgttaaaaaattcatatttagttattaaaatgaatattaaaaaattcaagaaataaatcgaccgAATTCATACTGACTGCATAGATATCTTGGTATCCATTAGGGGTTCCATTTGTTCTATGACATTTGAAAGTGAAGTTTTCTTTTGAACCTAGATTCAGATGATGTATGGCTACACGACCCTCTGTACTGCCAATTGCAAAACCAGTTGgaactttctttttatctctAAAAATCGCGATACATCGATACTGATATTTTAAGTTTAGTTCTACCGTCTTATACTCTCGAGGACTGCCTTCTAATTGATAAACTATTAATCCACGTCCAGCAGTTCCTACTGCTGCCATTGGATAATCCtataacaattattaaatattagttATAATTTCCAAAGAATTATCATtgcaaatataata
This window harbors:
- the LOC126873660 gene encoding protein Rae1, giving the protein MFNQSGGLQTGTSTTSNPMQDYEVVSPPDDSVSSLAFSPACIPQNFLVAGSWDCNVRCWEVEQSGKTVPKSMQSMAAPVLDVCWSDDGTKVFMAGCDKTAKCWDLASNQSIQVAQHDAPIKTCHWIKATTYSCLMTGSWDKTLRFWDLRSPKPAMTINLIERCYCADVDYPMAAVGTAGRGLIVYQLEGSPREYKTVELNLKYQYRCIAIFRDKKKVPTGFAIGSTEGRVAIHHLNLGSKENFTFKCHRTNGTPNGYQDIYAVNDIAFHPVHGTIATVGGDGTFGFWDKDARTKLKSSEPMEQPITRCCFNHNGQIFAYAVSYDWSKGHEYYNPAKKNSIFLRPCFEELKPKASP